Proteins encoded by one window of Orbaceae bacterium BiB:
- the ppk1 gene encoding polyphosphate kinase 1: MNNDTLYFQKEISWLAFNERVLQEAADKSNPLIERVRFLGIYSNNLDEFYQVQFANLKRDVLIEQEQGRSSNAKSILRQVEQKVTQTELKFDKLYNELLLEMARNQIFLINERQLTSQQEVWIKKYYKQNLRQYITPILLDSYTDLIQILKDDHSYLAVEIINNNEIKYALLDLPTEKVPRFVLLPSDTTTKNKSIIFLDNILRFCLPDIFKIFFDVTEFNAYSIKINRDAEYELSSELDSLLELMSQGLKQRLTAQPVRFIYQKDMPKALIELLLTKLKLSENDATPGGRYPNLKDLMGIPCIGHKNLLNKVLPDLTYNRFKQFRNAFDTIKDRDILLYYPYYSFSHVLEIMRQASFDPSVTHIRINIYRVAKDSRFVQAAINAANNGKKVTVVVELQARFDEEINIRWAKKLIGSGVKVIYSLPKLKIHAKLFLIERRENDQIVRYAHIGSGNFNEKTAKIYTDFSLLTADPMITDEVKKVFNFIENPFKPVTFNYLLVSPQNTRIRLMELIQREIDNANNDKPAGIYLKLNAITDKDMINKLYQASSAGVKIRMIVRGMCILKPQVPNLSENIIVTSIVDRFLEHARVYIFENSGQKDTYISSADWMPRNIDNRVEAGVKILDPSLQKIIQDIFMIQANDNVKARIIDKDLQNNYIQRGNKKKVRAQIAIYDYLNRLENNP; the protein is encoded by the coding sequence ATGAACAATGACACACTATACTTTCAAAAAGAGATTAGCTGGCTTGCTTTTAATGAGAGAGTATTGCAGGAAGCGGCAGATAAAAGTAATCCACTCATTGAAAGGGTTCGTTTTTTAGGTATTTATTCCAATAATCTTGATGAATTCTACCAAGTTCAATTTGCTAATTTAAAAAGAGATGTCTTAATTGAACAAGAACAAGGTCGTAGCTCAAATGCAAAAAGTATTTTGCGACAAGTTGAGCAAAAAGTCACTCAGACAGAGTTAAAGTTTGATAAGCTTTATAATGAATTACTTTTAGAGATGGCCAGAAATCAGATTTTTCTTATTAATGAAAGACAATTGACTTCGCAACAAGAAGTGTGGATAAAAAAATACTACAAACAGAACCTAAGACAGTATATTACACCGATATTACTTGATAGTTACACTGATTTGATCCAGATTTTAAAAGATGATCACTCTTATCTTGCTGTCGAAATTATCAATAATAATGAAATAAAATATGCACTATTAGATCTGCCAACTGAAAAAGTCCCTCGTTTTGTATTGTTACCTTCTGATACAACGACTAAAAATAAATCAATTATCTTTTTAGATAATATTTTACGTTTCTGTTTACCTGATATATTTAAAATATTTTTTGATGTAACTGAATTTAATGCGTATTCGATAAAAATAAACCGTGATGCCGAATATGAACTCAGCAGCGAATTAGATAGTTTATTGGAGCTGATGTCTCAAGGGTTAAAGCAGCGTTTAACGGCTCAACCGGTACGATTTATTTACCAAAAAGATATGCCTAAAGCATTAATTGAATTATTACTGACAAAATTGAAATTATCAGAAAATGATGCAACCCCTGGCGGTCGCTATCCTAATTTAAAAGATCTCATGGGCATCCCGTGTATTGGTCACAAAAATCTATTAAATAAGGTTTTACCTGATTTAACATATAACCGTTTCAAACAATTTAGAAATGCCTTTGATACGATCAAAGATCGGGACATTTTACTCTACTACCCCTACTACTCTTTTAGCCATGTACTTGAAATTATGCGTCAAGCCTCTTTTGATCCGAGTGTAACTCATATTCGAATTAATATTTATCGAGTGGCAAAAGATTCCAGGTTTGTACAAGCTGCAATTAATGCGGCCAATAATGGTAAAAAAGTAACCGTGGTTGTTGAATTACAGGCGCGTTTTGATGAAGAGATCAATATTCGTTGGGCTAAAAAATTAATTGGTTCAGGGGTGAAAGTAATTTACTCACTACCGAAGTTGAAAATTCATGCCAAACTATTTTTAATTGAGCGTAGAGAGAATGATCAAATTGTCCGTTATGCTCATATTGGTTCCGGTAATTTTAATGAAAAAACAGCTAAAATATATACGGACTTCTCATTACTAACTGCCGATCCTATGATTACCGATGAAGTTAAAAAAGTATTTAATTTTATTGAGAACCCATTCAAACCGGTTACATTCAATTATTTATTAGTCTCTCCACAAAATACTCGAATTAGATTAATGGAGCTTATTCAACGTGAAATAGATAATGCGAATAATGATAAACCCGCAGGTATTTATTTGAAGCTAAATGCGATAACAGATAAAGATATGATCAATAAGCTTTATCAGGCTTCGTCTGCAGGTGTAAAGATTAGGATGATTGTACGTGGTATGTGTATTTTAAAACCACAAGTGCCTAATTTGAGTGAGAATATTATTGTAACAAGTATTGTTGATCGCTTTTTAGAACACGCAAGAGTCTATATTTTTGAAAACAGTGGTCAAAAGGATACTTATATCTCATCAGCTGACTGGATGCCACGTAATATTGATAACCGTGTTGAAGCCGGGGTTAAAATTTTAGATCCAAGTTTACAGAAAATTATTCAAGATATTTTTATGATTCAAGCTAATGATAATGTAAAAGCCAGAATTATTGATAAAGATTTACAAAATAACTATATCCAACGAGGTAATAAGAAGAAAGTTAGGGCTCAAATTGCCATCTATGATTATTTAAACCGCTTAGAAAACAATCCATAA
- the pykF gene encoding pyruvate kinase PykF has translation MKKTKIVCTIGPKSESKEMLSKLLNAGMNVMRLNFSHGDYEEHGGRIKNLREVMQETGIKAAIMLDTKGPEIRTIKLEGGNDVSLVAGQKFTFTTDKSVIGNKDRVAVTYAGFATDLKVGDRVLVDDGLIAMDVTAINGNEVVCNVLNNGDLGENKGVNLPGVSIQLPALAEKDKQDLIFGCEQGVDFIAASFIRKRSDVEDIRAHLKAHGGEDIQIISKIENQEGLDNFDEILEASDGIMVARGDLGVEIPVEEVIFAQKMMIRKCVKASKPVITATQMLDSMIKNPRPTRAEAGDVANAILDGTDAVMLSGESAKGKYPLETVNIMATICKRTDKTIPASLELPAGNKLRITAAVCCGAVEIAERLEAPLIVVATRSGKSAREVRRYFPKARIIALSSSQKTINQLILTKGVEPVLIDAINSTDDFYRLGKELAVKVGGAQAGDAIVMVSGALVPSGTTNTTSVHRI, from the coding sequence ATGAAAAAGACAAAAATTGTATGTACTATCGGTCCAAAATCTGAATCAAAAGAAATGTTGTCTAAACTATTAAATGCAGGCATGAATGTAATGCGTTTAAACTTTTCCCACGGTGACTATGAAGAGCACGGTGGCCGTATCAAAAATTTACGTGAAGTAATGCAAGAAACTGGTATTAAAGCAGCTATTATGCTTGATACAAAAGGTCCAGAAATCCGTACTATCAAACTTGAAGGTGGTAATGATGTTTCTCTAGTTGCTGGCCAAAAATTTACATTTACTACTGATAAATCTGTAATCGGTAATAAAGACCGTGTAGCAGTGACTTATGCTGGATTTGCAACAGATTTAAAAGTAGGTGATCGTGTATTAGTTGATGATGGTCTTATTGCAATGGATGTAACAGCAATCAATGGTAATGAAGTTGTTTGTAACGTCCTTAATAATGGCGATCTAGGTGAAAATAAAGGTGTTAACCTTCCTGGCGTATCAATTCAATTACCTGCATTAGCTGAAAAAGATAAACAAGATCTTATCTTCGGTTGTGAACAAGGTGTTGATTTTATCGCAGCATCGTTTATTCGTAAACGTTCTGACGTTGAAGATATCCGTGCTCATTTAAAAGCACATGGTGGTGAAGATATTCAAATTATCTCTAAAATTGAAAACCAAGAAGGTTTAGATAATTTTGATGAAATTTTAGAAGCATCTGACGGTATCATGGTTGCACGTGGCGATTTAGGTGTTGAAATCCCTGTTGAAGAAGTTATTTTTGCACAAAAAATGATGATCAGAAAATGTGTTAAAGCATCTAAACCAGTTATTACTGCAACTCAGATGCTTGATTCTATGATCAAAAACCCACGCCCTACTCGTGCTGAAGCGGGTGATGTTGCCAATGCTATCTTAGACGGAACTGATGCAGTAATGTTATCTGGCGAAAGTGCTAAAGGTAAATACCCATTAGAAACCGTTAATATTATGGCGACTATCTGTAAACGTACAGATAAAACTATTCCTGCATCACTTGAACTACCTGCTGGTAATAAATTAAGAATTACTGCTGCTGTTTGCTGTGGAGCGGTTGAGATTGCAGAAAGATTAGAAGCACCACTTATTGTTGTTGCAACACGCAGTGGTAAATCTGCGCGTGAAGTACGTCGTTATTTCCCTAAAGCACGTATTATCGCATTATCATCTAGCCAAAAAACAATTAATCAATTAATTTTAACTAAAGGTGTTGAGCCTGTATTAATTGATGCGATCAACTCTACTGATGATTTCTACCGTTTAGGTAAAGAATTAGCAGTAAAAGTAGGTGGCGCACAAGCTGGTGATGCAATTGTAATGGTATCAGGTGCTTTAGTACCAAGTGGAACAACAAATACAACATCGGTTCACCGTATCTAA